The Candidatus Methylomirabilota bacterium genome includes a window with the following:
- the pgsA gene encoding CDP-diacylglycerol--glycerol-3-phosphate 3-phosphatidyltransferase: MNLPTYLTLARICLVPLVVVFLISADSVHSLLAAVLFGAAALTDWLDGLIARRRRQVTTLGKLLDPVADKLLVAAALISLVQVGRVEAWIVVVIIGRELAVTGLRAVSAGQGVVMAASDLGKYKTVSQYLAVTLLILEKNVTVGLEPEFAYISRGMLWAALTLTVVSGIDYFVRFYRGSDLEALVREDDRWR, translated from the coding sequence GTGAACCTTCCTACCTATCTGACTCTTGCGCGGATCTGCCTCGTTCCGCTCGTGGTGGTGTTCCTCATTTCGGCCGACTCGGTCCATTCGCTGCTGGCGGCCGTGTTGTTCGGCGCGGCGGCCCTGACCGACTGGCTCGACGGGCTGATCGCGCGCCGCCGCCGCCAGGTCACCACGCTGGGGAAGCTGCTGGATCCGGTGGCCGACAAGCTCCTGGTGGCGGCGGCCCTCATCTCGCTGGTCCAGGTCGGCCGGGTCGAGGCCTGGATCGTCGTCGTCATCATCGGGCGTGAGCTGGCGGTGACGGGACTCCGGGCCGTCTCGGCCGGTCAGGGGGTCGTCATGGCGGCCTCGGACCTGGGCAAGTACAAGACGGTGTCCCAGTACCTGGCGGTGACGCTCCTGATTCTCGAGAAGAACGTGACGGTCGGGCTGGAGCCCGAGTTCGCCTACATCTCGCGCGGGATGCTGTGGGCCGCCCTGACCCTGACCGTCGTCTCCGGTATCGACTACTTCGTCCGCTTCTATCGCGGGAGCGACCTCGAGGCCCTCGTCCGGGAGGACGATCGCTGGCGCTGA
- a CDS encoding argininosuccinate synthase, with protein sequence MTKPQKIVLAYSGGLDTSVILRWLIETYGAEVIAFTADLGQGEELIPIREKALKTGASRVHVADLRDEFVRDFVFPVLRANAVYEAGYLLGTSFARPLIARAQVAVALAEGADAVAHGATGKGNDQVRFELTYAALAPDLQVVAPWREWDLRSRSDLMAYAARHGIPVPTTPERPYSMDRNLFHISYEGGILEDPWAEPPVKMFLLTVSPEEAPDVPASVEIDFEAGTPVAVDGRRLGPAALLERLNGIGGENGVGRIDLVENRYVGMKSRGVYETPGGTILHVAHRALESLTLDRELLHLRDSLAPRYAEMVYYGYWYAPEREALQAFMDEAQRDVTGTVRLKLYKGNVMVSGRRSPRSLYRQDIATFEADSVYRQKDAEGFIRLNALRLRIRSLRDRSPGSSR encoded by the coding sequence ATGACGAAGCCCCAGAAGATCGTGCTCGCGTACTCCGGCGGCCTCGACACCTCGGTCATCCTCCGCTGGCTCATCGAGACCTATGGCGCGGAGGTGATCGCCTTCACGGCCGACCTCGGCCAGGGCGAGGAGCTGATCCCGATTCGCGAAAAGGCCTTGAAGACGGGGGCCAGCCGCGTCCACGTCGCCGACCTCCGCGACGAGTTCGTCCGCGACTTCGTGTTTCCGGTGCTCCGCGCCAACGCGGTCTACGAGGCGGGCTACCTCCTCGGCACCTCGTTCGCCCGTCCGCTCATCGCCCGCGCCCAGGTCGCGGTGGCGCTGGCCGAGGGCGCCGACGCGGTGGCCCACGGCGCGACCGGGAAAGGGAACGACCAGGTGCGCTTCGAGCTGACCTACGCCGCCCTGGCTCCCGATCTCCAGGTCGTGGCGCCCTGGCGCGAGTGGGACCTCCGCTCGCGCTCCGACCTGATGGCGTACGCCGCGCGCCACGGGATCCCCGTGCCGACGACGCCCGAGCGGCCGTACTCGATGGACCGGAACCTGTTCCACATCTCGTACGAGGGCGGCATCCTGGAGGACCCGTGGGCGGAGCCGCCGGTGAAGATGTTCCTGCTGACCGTCTCGCCCGAGGAGGCGCCGGATGTCCCGGCCTCGGTCGAGATCGACTTCGAGGCCGGAACGCCGGTCGCGGTCGATGGCCGGCGCCTAGGGCCGGCGGCGCTGCTGGAGCGGCTCAACGGCATCGGCGGGGAGAACGGCGTCGGCCGGATCGATCTGGTCGAGAACCGCTACGTCGGGATGAAGTCGCGGGGCGTCTACGAGACGCCGGGCGGGACGATCCTCCACGTCGCCCACCGGGCGCTCGAGTCGCTGACCCTCGACCGCGAGCTGCTGCACCTCCGGGATTCGCTCGCCCCGCGTTACGCGGAGATGGTCTACTACGGCTACTGGTACGCGCCGGAGCGGGAAGCGCTCCAGGCGTTCATGGACGAAGCCCAGCGGGACGTGACGGGGACCGTGCGGCTCAAGCTCTACAAGGGCAACGTCATGGTCTCCGGCCGGCGCTCGCCCCGGTCGCTCTACCGGCAGGACATCGCCACCTTCGAGGCGGACTCCGTCTACCGGCAGAAGGACGCCGAGGGATTCATCCGGCTGAACGCCCTGCGGCTCCGTATCCGATCTCTCCGAGATCGGTCGCCGGGCTCATCGCGGTGA
- a CDS encoding NAD(P)H-dependent glycerol-3-phosphate dehydrogenase — protein MTDGTAVIGAGAWGTALAVHAARAGLRPRLWVFEPELLALLLKARENPWYLPGIRLPESVTPIGSLREAAAGATLVIVAVPTHVVRRVVAELAPHLGPAACVVSASKGIEEERLARVSEILTELVAPPARGRVAVLSGPTFALEVAQDRPTAAVVAAADAGLAQELQQRLATPTFRLYTQTDVTGVELGGALKNVMAIAAGISDGLDLGANARAALLTRGLAEMTRLGVALGARARTFAGLAGLGDLLLTCTGQLSRNRRLGLALAGGTSLAEWQGGTRSVAEGVLTTRAALALAGKVGVATPIASEVGAVLFEGKPAREALTSLLRRHVRPEEEPEDPAGAAEPGSVSG, from the coding sequence GTGACGGACGGGACGGCCGTGATCGGCGCCGGCGCCTGGGGCACGGCCCTCGCGGTCCACGCCGCGCGGGCCGGCCTGAGACCGCGACTCTGGGTGTTCGAGCCCGAGCTCCTGGCGCTCCTCCTGAAGGCGCGCGAGAATCCGTGGTACCTTCCGGGCATTCGTCTGCCCGAGAGCGTGACACCGATCGGGTCGCTCCGGGAGGCCGCCGCGGGGGCGACGCTGGTCATCGTGGCCGTGCCCACCCACGTCGTCCGGCGAGTCGTCGCCGAGCTGGCACCGCACCTCGGACCGGCGGCGTGCGTGGTATCGGCGAGCAAGGGTATCGAGGAGGAGCGCCTGGCCCGGGTCTCGGAGATCCTGACCGAGCTGGTGGCGCCGCCCGCCCGCGGGCGCGTCGCGGTGCTGTCGGGGCCGACGTTCGCCCTCGAGGTGGCCCAGGATCGCCCGACGGCGGCGGTGGTGGCTGCCGCCGACGCCGGCCTGGCGCAGGAGCTCCAGCAGAGACTCGCCACGCCGACCTTTCGCCTGTACACGCAGACCGACGTCACCGGCGTCGAGCTGGGCGGGGCCTTGAAGAACGTGATGGCCATCGCGGCCGGCATCTCGGACGGGCTGGACCTCGGCGCCAACGCGCGGGCCGCGCTCCTGACGCGCGGACTGGCCGAGATGACGCGGCTCGGCGTCGCGCTGGGGGCGCGAGCGCGGACGTTCGCCGGCCTGGCCGGGCTCGGCGACCTCCTGCTCACCTGCACGGGCCAGCTCTCCCGCAACCGCCGGCTCGGACTGGCGCTGGCCGGCGGCACGTCTCTTGCGGAGTGGCAGGGTGGCACCCGCTCGGTCGCCGAAGGCGTGCTCACGACGCGGGCGGCTCTGGCCCTGGCCGGCAAGGTCGGAGTGGCGACCCCGATCGCGTCGGAAGTCGGGGCCGTCCTGTTCGAGGGCAAGCCGGCGCGCGAGGCGCTCACCTCGCTGCTCCGCCGCCACGTCCGGCCGGAGGAGGAGCCCGAAGACCCGGCGGGAGCGGCCGAACCAGGATCGGTGTCCGGCTAA
- the plsY gene encoding glycerol-3-phosphate 1-O-acyltransferase PlsY, translating to MALTVLGLALAYLIGAIPVGYLVARALGVDVRRRGSGNIGATNVLRSVGRGPAVATLVGDVAKGYAGAWIGGLADPSAGVAALAVVLVVVGNCWSVFLAFRGGKGVATGLGAFLRATPWAILPAAIVWVALVGTFRFVSLASLCAALGLPLAILFLGYPLPLAGAGAVVALIVLVRHRANVERLLQGTERRFGEREPARG from the coding sequence CTGGCGCTGACCGTCCTCGGGCTCGCGCTCGCCTACCTGATCGGTGCGATCCCCGTCGGCTACCTGGTGGCCCGCGCGCTCGGGGTGGACGTCCGGCGCCGCGGCAGCGGAAACATCGGAGCCACCAACGTGCTGCGTAGCGTCGGGCGGGGTCCGGCCGTGGCGACCCTGGTTGGGGATGTCGCCAAGGGGTACGCGGGGGCGTGGATCGGCGGCCTGGCCGACCCGAGCGCCGGGGTGGCTGCCCTCGCGGTCGTCCTCGTCGTCGTCGGGAACTGCTGGTCCGTCTTCCTGGCCTTCCGCGGGGGCAAGGGAGTGGCCACCGGACTGGGCGCGTTTCTCCGCGCCACTCCCTGGGCGATCCTGCCGGCGGCCATCGTCTGGGTGGCGCTCGTCGGGACGTTCCGCTTCGTGTCCCTCGCCTCGCTCTGTGCCGCGCTGGGTCTGCCGCTGGCCATCCTCTTCCTCGGCTACCCGCTGCCCCTGGCGGGCGCAGGCGCGGTGGTCGCCCTGATCGTGCTGGTGCGGCACCGGGCGAACGTCGAGCGGCTCCTTCAGGGGACCGAGCGGCGGTTCGGGGAGCGGGAGCCGGCTCGCGGCTGA
- a CDS encoding 2-phosphosulfolactate phosphatase, with amino-acid sequence MIDVAFTSEEAARRPLAGVSAVVIDVIRASTTIVTALAHGARAVRPVATPDEARALARRWPGDPALLGGERGGEPPPGFDCGNSPAEYTPERVRGRTVIFTTTNGTRALLAVEGAKQVAVGGFVNASAVVDWLGRQATEVLLVCAGETGRFCLEDAACAGLLVARLWAARPGAVRSDAARAAAILYAHYASDLGWMLDEALWAQALVAQGRGADLPVCAALDAFDVVPVAREGVLVAEGRD; translated from the coding sequence GTGATCGACGTCGCGTTCACCTCGGAGGAGGCCGCCCGTCGGCCGCTGGCCGGCGTGTCCGCCGTCGTCATCGACGTGATCCGGGCCTCGACCACCATCGTGACCGCGCTCGCGCACGGGGCGCGGGCCGTCCGGCCGGTCGCCACGCCCGACGAGGCGAGGGCGCTGGCCCGGAGGTGGCCGGGAGATCCGGCGCTCCTCGGAGGCGAGCGAGGGGGCGAGCCGCCGCCCGGCTTCGACTGCGGCAACTCGCCCGCCGAGTACACGCCCGAGCGGGTCCGCGGGCGGACCGTCATCTTCACGACGACCAACGGCACCCGGGCCTTGCTGGCCGTGGAAGGCGCCAAGCAGGTGGCGGTCGGCGGGTTCGTCAACGCGAGCGCGGTCGTCGACTGGCTCGGGCGCCAGGCGACCGAGGTGCTGCTCGTCTGCGCCGGCGAGACCGGACGATTCTGCCTCGAAGACGCCGCCTGCGCCGGGCTGCTGGTCGCGCGGCTCTGGGCGGCGCGGCCGGGCGCGGTTCGGTCCGACGCCGCCCGGGCCGCCGCGATTCTCTACGCCCACTACGCGTCGGACCTGGGCTGGATGCTCGACGAGGCCCTGTGGGCTCAGGCCCTGGTGGCCCAGGGGCGGGGCGCCGACCTGCCGGTCTGTGCCGCGCTCGACGCCTTCGACGTGGTGCCGGTCGCGCGCGAGGGGGTGCTCGTGGCCGAGGGCCGCGATTGA